Genomic segment of Verrucomicrobiota bacterium:
CTTGGCTGTTCACCGGAGTGACATTGAACTTATGAAGCTCGCACCATTTGCAATCCTGCTCGCCGCCATGGCCGCCACGGCCCCGGCCTTCGGCGCGCCCGCGAAGAAGGAAGCCGCCAAGAAGGTCAGCTATTACAAGGAGGTCCGCCCCGTGTTCCAGGCCAACTGCCAGGGCTGTCACCAGCCGGCCAAGGTCAAGGGCAGTTACGTGATGACGGACTTCAAGAAACTGCTTGCCGGCGGCGAGTCCAGGCTCGCGGCCATCGTCGCGAAATCGCCGGACAAGTCGAACCTCCTTAAGCTCATCACGCCCGTGGAAGGCAAGGCCGAGATGCCCGAGGGCAGGAAGCCGCTGCACGCCGCCGAGATCGAGCTCATCCGCAACTGGATTGCGCAGGGCGCAGTGGACGACACGCCCGCGAACGCGAAAGAGCGTTACGACGCAAATCATCCGCCCGTGTATTCCCTGCCGCCGGTGATCACCTCCCTCGACTACTCCGCGGACGGCCAGTTGCTCGCGGTGCCGGGGTTCCACGAAGTGCTCCTTCACAAGGCCGACGGCTCCGGACTCGTCGCCCGGCTCGTCGGCTTGAGCGAGCGCATCGAGTCCGTGCGCTTTTCCCCCGACGGCACGAAGCTCGCCGTTGCCGGTGGATTGCCCGGCCGCATGGGCGAGGTGCAGGTGTGGGACGTGGAAAAGCGCAAGCTGCTCCTCTCGGTGCCCGTCACTTACGACACCGTTTATGGCGCGAACTGGTCGCCCGACGGCAAGCTCATCGCCTTCGGCTGCGGCGACAACTCCGTCCGCGCCATCGAAAGCGACACGGGCAAGGAAGTTGTCTTTCAAGGCGCGCACAGCGACTGGGTGCTCGACACCACGTTCAACGCCAAAGGCGACCACATCATCTCCGTGAGCCGCGACATGACCTCGAAGCTCACCGAGGTCGCCACGCAGCGGTTCATTGACAACATCACGAGCATCACGCCCAACGCCCTCAAGGGCGGCATCCACGCCGTCGCGCATCACCCCAGGCGCGAGGAAATCGTCTTCGGCGGCTCCGACGGCATCGCGAAGGTTTACCAGATCTTTCGCACCACCGCGCGGCAGATTGGCGATGACTCCAATGGCATCTTCCCGCTCGAGCCGATGCTCGGCCGCGTTTACTCGGTCGTGTTCAGCCGCGATGGCAGCGTGATCGCCGCGGGCTCCGCGCTCGACGGCAAGGGCGACGTATTCGCCACCACCTACACCAGCAGCACCAACCCCATCACCACCGACATGGCGAACGTGATGAAGAAGATTCCCGCGAGCCGCAATGCGCAGGACCAGGCCGCCATCGCCAAATACAAGGACAGCATCGCGAAGAAACTCTTCAAGACCCCGGTGGACGCGGGCGTGTTCGCCGTGGCGATTTCGCCGGACAACAAGACCACCGCCGCCGCCGGCTCCGACGGTGTCGTGCGCCTGTTCAACACAGCCGACGGCTCGCGCAAGGGCGAGTTCCTCTCCGTGAAAGTCAGCGAAGCCACGAAGGCGCTCGCGGTGAAGAAGTTCGAGCCCGACGCCGCGCCCGCCACCGCAAAGACCGAGGCCGGGCAGGAGAAACTTCCCCCCGGCGTGAAAGTGATCGCGCTCGAAGCCGAGCCCAAGACCCTCGCGATCGCGAAATGGACCGACAGCGCGCAGGTGCTCATCTCCGCGCGGCTCAGCAACGGCGAAACGGTGGACGTGACGCGCATCGCGAAGCTCGACATCGGCAGCTCGCGCACGGCCGACGTCACGGCGACGGGCGTTGTCCGCGCCAAGTCCAACGGCTCCACATCCGTCAAGGCCAGCCTCGGCGGCAAGAGCGTCAGCATCCCGGTCAAAGTTTCCGGAATCGAGAGACAACTCGACACCGACTTCATCCGCGACGTGAACCCCGTGCTCACCAAAGCCGGGTGCAACCAAGGCACCTGTCACGGCTCCAAGGAAGGCAAGAACGGCTTCAAACTCTCGCTCCGTGGCTACGACGCGAACTACGACGTCCGCGCGTTCACCGACGAACTCGCCTCGCGCCGCGCCAACGTCGCCTCGCCCGACGACTCGCTGATGCTGCTCAAACCCACCGCCGCCGTGCCGCACGTCGGCGCGAAGGTCATCGAACCCGGCGACCTCAACTACCGCATCATCCGCGAATGGATCGGCGCCGGCGCGAAGCTCGACGAGCAGTCCGCGCGCGTCGCGAAGATCGAGCTCTCCCCTCAAAACCCCGTCGTGCAGCGCGTCGGCTCGCGCCAGCAGATGCGGGTGGTGGCCACTTATGCCGACGGCTCGACGCGCGACGTGACGACCCTCGCCTTCGTCGAGAGCAGCAATCAGGACATCGCCAAGGCCGACGCGCACGGCGTGGTCAGCACGCTGCGCCGGGGCGAGGCCGCGATGCTCGCGCGCTTCGAGGGCGCCTACGCCGCGACGACCGTGACCGTGATGGGCGACCGCGACGGCTTCGCGTGGAGCGAGCCCGAGAAATGGAACAAGATTGACGAACTGACCGCCGCGAAGTGGCTGCGGATGAAGATCCAGCCGAGCGGGCTTTGCACCGACGACGAGTTCATCCGCCGCGTGTATCTCGACCTCACCGGCGTGCCGCCCGGCGCGGACGAGGTGAGGGCCTTCCTCGCCGACACGCGCCCGACCCGCGAGAAGCGAGACGCGCTCGTGGACAGGCTCGTCGGCGGAGACGACTACGTGGACCACTGGTCCAACAAGTGGGCCGACCTCTTGCAGGTGAACTCGAAGTTCCTCGGCGCGGAGGGCGCGAAGGCCTTCCGCGACTGGATTCGCAACGAAGTCGCGAAGAACACGCCCTACGACGAATTCGCGCGCAAAGTCATCACCGCAAGCGGCTCCAACAAGGACAACCCGCCCGCGAGCTACTACAAGATTCTCCGCAAGCCCGAGGACATCATGGAGAACACGACGCACCTGTTCCTCGCCACGCGCTTCAACTGCAACAAGTGCCACGACCATCCGTTCGAGCGTTGGACGCAGGACCAGTATTACCAGACCGCCGCCTACTTCGCGCAAGTCGGGCTGAAGAAGGACCCCGCCGCGGGAGACAGGCAGATAGGCGGCACGGCGGTCGAGGGCGGCAAGCCGCTCTATGAAATCGTCGAGGACTCCACCAGCGGCGAAGTGAAACACGAGCGCACCGGCAAGGAAACGCCGCCGCAGTTCCCGTATCCCGCCACGTGCGGCCCCGGGGCAAAGGCCGAGAAAAAGCCGTCGCGTCGCGAACAGCTCGCCGCGTGGATCACCGCGAAGGACAACCGCTACTTCGCCACCAGCTTCGCCAACCGCATCTGGGGCTACCTCACCGGCGTCGGCATCATCGAACCGCTCGACGACATCCGCGCGGGCAACCCGCCAAGCAATCCCGAACTGCTCGACTACCTCACGCAGGAGTTCCTCAAGAGCGGATTCGACACGCGTCACTTGATGAAGCTCATCACCAAGTCGCGCACCTACCAACTCTCGGTCGTGACACACAAGTGGAACGCCGACGACAAGGTCAACTTCAGCCACGCCACCGCGCGACGCCTGCCGGCCGAGGTGCTTTTCGACAGCATCTACAAGGTCACCGGCGCGAAGTCGAACATCCCGGGCGTGCCCGCTGGAACGCGCGCCGCCGCGCTGGCGGACGCGGTGAAACTACCCGACGGCTTCTTCGCGACCATGGGCAAGCCGCCGCGCGAATCCGCGTGCGAGTGCGAACGCTCGAGCGACATCCAGCTCGGGCCCGTGATGGCGCTCATCTCCGGCGCGACCGTCGGCGACGCCGTGAGCGCCGCGGACAATGCCATCGCCAAGCTTGTCGCCGATGTGAAGGACGACCGCGCGCTCATCCACGAGGTATTCCTGCGTGTGCTCAACCGACCCGCGAAGCCCGGCGAAATTGACGCGACACTCAAGAACTGGTCGCTCATCAAGCCCGACCACGAGCGTGTGACCAAGGAGCTCTCCGCCTACGAGCAGGTCTTCCCCGGCCTCCAGAAGAAGCGCGAGACGCAACGCGCCACCGACCTTGCCGATGCCAAGGTGGACCTCGCGGACTACGAAAAGGAGATCGCCCCGCGCGAGGCGAAGCTCGATCAGGAACAAAAGGAGCGCGTCGCGAAGGCCGAGGCGGAGTTGAAGCGCTTTAACGAGCAGGATTTTCCGAAGCGCGCGGTCGAGTTCGAGAAGAAGCAGGACCTCAAGGTCGCGTGGAAGGCCATCGCCGCGAAGTCCGCCAAGTCCACCGGCGACCTCAAGCTCAAGCAAGAGGACGACAAATCCATTGTCGTCACCGAAGGCAAGATTCCGCGCGCGGTTTACACCGTCACGTCGGACGCGCAACCCGGCGTGCTCGCGGCGCTGCGCGTCGAGGCGCTCGCGGACAAGAAGTTCCCCAAGGGCGGCCCCGGTCGCGCGCCGGACGGCAACTTTGTGCTCAATGAAATCGCCGTGACGTTCGCGCCGACAGGCGGCAAGCCGGAGGACACGAAGAAGCTCGACCTCACCAAGGCGCTTGCGGATTTCAGCCAGGAGAACTTCGAGGTCGCCAAGTCCATCGACGGGCAGAACAACCGGCAGACCGGCTGGGCCATCGCGCCCAACGGCGGCTCGACCCACTGGGCGACCTACGAATTGAAGACGCCGCTGACGAATACGGCGGGCGGCACGCTGACCTTCACGCTCACGCAGCAGTTCAACGGAGGCGAGGAAAAGGGCTACACGCTCGGTCGCTTCCGGATCTCAACCACGGATGCGAAGACGCCCGGCTTGAGCCAGTCCGAGGAACTGCGCGCCATTCTCGTGGTCGCGCCCGATGCGCGCGCCAAGGAGCAGAAGGACGCGCTGGAGAAATTCGTGCGCGGCAGCGATCCCGAACTCGCCAAGCGCAACAAGGAACTCGCCGAAGCGAAGAAGCCGCGGCCGATTGATCCGCTCTTGAAGGAACTGCAGGACT
This window contains:
- a CDS encoding DUF1553 domain-containing protein, which codes for MKLAPFAILLAAMAATAPAFGAPAKKEAAKKVSYYKEVRPVFQANCQGCHQPAKVKGSYVMTDFKKLLAGGESRLAAIVAKSPDKSNLLKLITPVEGKAEMPEGRKPLHAAEIELIRNWIAQGAVDDTPANAKERYDANHPPVYSLPPVITSLDYSADGQLLAVPGFHEVLLHKADGSGLVARLVGLSERIESVRFSPDGTKLAVAGGLPGRMGEVQVWDVEKRKLLLSVPVTYDTVYGANWSPDGKLIAFGCGDNSVRAIESDTGKEVVFQGAHSDWVLDTTFNAKGDHIISVSRDMTSKLTEVATQRFIDNITSITPNALKGGIHAVAHHPRREEIVFGGSDGIAKVYQIFRTTARQIGDDSNGIFPLEPMLGRVYSVVFSRDGSVIAAGSALDGKGDVFATTYTSSTNPITTDMANVMKKIPASRNAQDQAAIAKYKDSIAKKLFKTPVDAGVFAVAISPDNKTTAAAGSDGVVRLFNTADGSRKGEFLSVKVSEATKALAVKKFEPDAAPATAKTEAGQEKLPPGVKVIALEAEPKTLAIAKWTDSAQVLISARLSNGETVDVTRIAKLDIGSSRTADVTATGVVRAKSNGSTSVKASLGGKSVSIPVKVSGIERQLDTDFIRDVNPVLTKAGCNQGTCHGSKEGKNGFKLSLRGYDANYDVRAFTDELASRRANVASPDDSLMLLKPTAAVPHVGAKVIEPGDLNYRIIREWIGAGAKLDEQSARVAKIELSPQNPVVQRVGSRQQMRVVATYADGSTRDVTTLAFVESSNQDIAKADAHGVVSTLRRGEAAMLARFEGAYAATTVTVMGDRDGFAWSEPEKWNKIDELTAAKWLRMKIQPSGLCTDDEFIRRVYLDLTGVPPGADEVRAFLADTRPTREKRDALVDRLVGGDDYVDHWSNKWADLLQVNSKFLGAEGAKAFRDWIRNEVAKNTPYDEFARKVITASGSNKDNPPASYYKILRKPEDIMENTTHLFLATRFNCNKCHDHPFERWTQDQYYQTAAYFAQVGLKKDPAAGDRQIGGTAVEGGKPLYEIVEDSTSGEVKHERTGKETPPQFPYPATCGPGAKAEKKPSRREQLAAWITAKDNRYFATSFANRIWGYLTGVGIIEPLDDIRAGNPPSNPELLDYLTQEFLKSGFDTRHLMKLITKSRTYQLSVVTHKWNADDKVNFSHATARRLPAEVLFDSIYKVTGAKSNIPGVPAGTRAAALADAVKLPDGFFATMGKPPRESACECERSSDIQLGPVMALISGATVGDAVSAADNAIAKLVADVKDDRALIHEVFLRVLNRPAKPGEIDATLKNWSLIKPDHERVTKELSAYEQVFPGLQKKRETQRATDLADAKVDLADYEKEIAPREAKLDQEQKERVAKAEAELKRFNEQDFPKRAVEFEKKQDLKVAWKAIAAKSAKSTGDLKLKQEDDKSIVVTEGKIPRAVYTVTSDAQPGVLAALRVEALADKKFPKGGPGRAPDGNFVLNEIAVTFAPTGGKPEDTKKLDLTKALADFSQENFEVAKSIDGQNNRQTGWAIAPNGGSTHWATYELKTPLTNTAGGTLTFTLTQQFNGGEEKGYTLGRFRISTTDAKTPGLSQSEELRAILVVAPDARAKEQKDALEKFVRGSDPELAKRNKELAEAKKPRPIDPLLKELQDSVKRLAEPLSPDPKLAQLKRASELSTKHVEQQRLIGAQDLAWALINNPAFLFNR